A window of the Candidatus Liberibacter solanacearum CLso-ZC1 genome harbors these coding sequences:
- the lpdA gene encoding dihydrolipoyl dehydrogenase: MVYDLVVIGAGPAGYSCAIKAAQLKNKVAIVEKEKTYGGTCLNIGCIPSKALLYTSEVYNHISKGIGHLGIGVSSLQLDLEKMMSYKRSVVQSNVQGIDFLLKKNKITAYQGLAKVISANKISIKNGSSEEIIEAKNIVIATGSETSGIPGMSIDFDEQIIVSSTGALSLSSVPKNLLIIGAGVIGLELGSVWMRLGSRVKVIEYSNAILNGMDKEIAGQFLKIISKQGMDFQLSSKVLSVTNINQKAQVICQSIVDDKSIDLESDVVLIAAGRKPYTEGLGLEEIGIGIDQRGCVEIGKDFQTSVPGIYAIGDVVRGPMLAHKSEDEGIAVAEIISGQKGHVNYAIIPSVVYTHPEIASVGKTEEQLKSEGHSYKVGKFPFSANGRARSMNSIDGFVKILADQKSDRVEGVHIIGVGAGEMIHEAAVLMEFGGSSEDLARICHAHPTMSEAVREAALACFDRPIHL, translated from the coding sequence ATGGTTTATGATCTTGTTGTTATAGGGGCAGGTCCAGCAGGTTATTCATGTGCGATAAAGGCTGCTCAATTAAAAAATAAGGTCGCTATAGTTGAAAAAGAAAAAACTTATGGTGGAACTTGTTTGAATATTGGTTGCATTCCTTCAAAGGCTTTGCTGTATACTTCAGAAGTTTATAATCATATTTCTAAAGGTATAGGTCATTTAGGAATAGGTGTTTCATCTTTGCAATTAGATTTGGAAAAGATGATGTCTTATAAAAGATCTGTTGTTCAATCCAATGTTCAAGGAATAGATTTTCTTTTAAAGAAAAATAAAATTACTGCTTATCAGGGATTAGCAAAGGTTATTTCTGCAAATAAAATATCTATTAAGAATGGTTCTTCGGAAGAAATTATAGAAGCAAAGAATATAGTCATTGCTACTGGATCGGAAACTTCTGGTATTCCTGGTATGTCGATTGATTTTGATGAGCAGATTATTGTTTCTTCTACAGGAGCTCTATCGCTTAGTTCTGTTCCAAAAAATTTATTGATTATCGGTGCAGGTGTGATTGGTTTAGAGTTAGGATCCGTTTGGATGCGTTTGGGTTCTCGTGTAAAGGTTATTGAGTATTCTAATGCCATTTTAAATGGAATGGACAAAGAAATAGCAGGGCAATTTTTGAAAATTATATCCAAACAGGGAATGGATTTTCAATTAAGCTCTAAAGTTCTTTCTGTCACAAATATTAATCAAAAAGCGCAAGTTATTTGTCAATCTATTGTTGATGATAAGTCTATTGATCTTGAATCTGATGTTGTTTTGATTGCTGCTGGACGTAAACCATATACGGAGGGTCTTGGCCTTGAAGAAATAGGTATCGGCATTGATCAGCGAGGATGTGTGGAAATAGGAAAAGATTTTCAAACATCTGTTCCGGGTATTTACGCGATTGGAGATGTTGTGCGTGGCCCGATGTTGGCTCATAAATCTGAGGATGAAGGTATTGCGGTTGCTGAGATTATTTCTGGACAAAAGGGACATGTTAATTATGCGATCATCCCGAGTGTTGTCTATACTCATCCTGAAATTGCTTCGGTAGGCAAGACAGAAGAACAATTAAAGTCTGAGGGTCACTCTTATAAAGTAGGGAAGTTTCCTTTTAGTGCTAATGGTAGAGCGCGTTCTATGAATTCTATTGATGGTTTTGTGAAAATATTAGCGGATCAGAAGAGTGATCGGGTAGAAGGTGTGCATATTATAGGTGTTGGTGCTGGAGAAATGATTCATGAGGCGGCTGTTTTGATGGAATTTGGAGGATCTTCGGAGGATCTTGCCCGTATTTGTCATGCTCATCCAACGATGTCAGAAGCCGTTAGGGAAGCGGCACTGGCTTGTTTTGATCGACCAATTCATCTGTAA
- the odhB gene encoding 2-oxoglutarate dehydrogenase complex dihydrolipoyllysine-residue succinyltransferase, which yields MATKILVPSLGESVSEATVGTWSKKVGDFVEIGETLVDLETDKVSIEVPSPVSGELTDISVATGEIVIAGGFLGYVSEVSGQKSIKKKSSHSIASDIVERVGYHMPQSPSAAKLIAESGMSLSDITGTGKRGQILKSDVETAISNTVSSSDKSRLSSVDTSNILVKQSNNGSNIAGEESEERVKMSRLRHTVAKRLKDSQNTAAILSTYNEVNMSRILSIRSCYKEIFEKKHGIKLGFMGFFTKAVSQALQEIRGVNAEIDGDYIVYKNYCHIGVAVGTDKGLVVPVVRHAEKMSLVDIEREIARLGQEARAGNLSMRDLQDGTFTISNGGVYGSLLSAPILNPPQSGILGMHKIQERPIVEDGQIVIRPMMYLALSYDHRIVDGKEAVTFLVRIKELLEDPERFILDL from the coding sequence AAAAAAGTTGGTGATTTTGTGGAAATTGGTGAAACTTTAGTAGACCTTGAAACTGACAAGGTGAGCATTGAGGTGCCTTCTCCTGTTTCGGGAGAATTGACCGATATTTCGGTTGCTACGGGTGAAATAGTGATTGCTGGTGGTTTTCTGGGATATGTTTCAGAAGTTTCAGGGCAGAAATCTATAAAGAAGAAATCTTCTCATTCTATTGCTAGTGATATAGTTGAACGAGTCGGATATCATATGCCTCAATCTCCATCTGCGGCTAAATTAATAGCAGAATCTGGTATGTCATTGTCTGATATTACGGGGACGGGAAAAAGAGGTCAGATATTAAAGTCTGACGTTGAGACGGCAATTTCTAATACTGTATCCTCTTCTGATAAATCGAGATTATCTTCGGTTGATACAAGTAATATTTTAGTTAAACAGTCTAATAACGGCTCTAATATTGCGGGAGAAGAAAGTGAAGAGCGGGTTAAAATGTCTCGTTTGCGTCATACTGTTGCTAAACGATTGAAAGATTCTCAAAATACTGCTGCTATTTTGAGTACTTATAATGAAGTAAACATGTCTCGCATTCTTTCTATTCGCTCTTGTTATAAAGAGATTTTTGAGAAAAAACATGGGATCAAATTAGGTTTTATGGGTTTTTTTACTAAAGCAGTAAGTCAGGCTCTTCAGGAAATTAGGGGGGTTAATGCAGAGATTGATGGAGACTATATCGTTTATAAGAATTACTGCCACATTGGGGTAGCAGTTGGGACAGATAAAGGTCTTGTTGTTCCGGTTGTGCGTCATGCAGAGAAGATGAGTCTTGTGGATATTGAAAGAGAAATAGCTCGTCTTGGTCAAGAAGCGCGTGCAGGAAATCTTTCCATGCGTGATTTGCAAGATGGTACATTTACAATATCGAATGGTGGGGTTTATGGTTCTCTCTTGTCTGCTCCAATATTGAATCCGCCGCAATCAGGTATTTTGGGTATGCATAAGATTCAAGAAAGGCCAATAGTAGAAGACGGACAAATCGTGATTCGTCCTATGATGTATCTTGCTTTATCATATGATCATCGTATCGTAGATGGTAAAGAAGCTGTAACATTTTTGGTTCGCATTAAGGAATTACTTGAAGATCCTGAGCGTTTTATATTGGATCTATAA